From one Holophagales bacterium genomic stretch:
- a CDS encoding thiolase family protein has protein sequence MKPIYIAAYQQSKFGKLLGMTVPEILRTAAEETCASVKAECAAVDVATVGAVCNLTLNEQGLLSGLLAMTPGLDAKPIESVENACATGGQAILAVASKLMLGEGDVGLAVGFEKMRDAEGKMDGKLIGKVLGLYSHPDERPGKTFVFPHLFAEVMKAYMDEWGATEEDLAAIAVAEYENARENPFAQMQKNQVTLEAAMKIEGINRYVVEGLPLKTYDCSQISDGWAGMLLATEEGLARLGVAKADCVRLAGWGQATDPLKKEGRDVLRPKAALAAMAAAYRRAGLSSSDVNVAEVHDCFSVMGAIGAEVIGKAETGKGARYWREGKARVDGDCGINTSGGLIAKGHPIGATGIAMIGWCAWQLLGKVPKALQVPDARAAATFNIGGPVCATVATVLTPAG, from the coding sequence GTGAAGCCGATCTACATCGCCGCCTACCAGCAGTCGAAATTCGGAAAGCTCCTCGGGATGACGGTGCCGGAGATTCTCCGGACGGCCGCCGAGGAGACGTGCGCCTCGGTGAAAGCCGAATGCGCGGCGGTCGACGTCGCCACGGTCGGCGCCGTCTGCAACCTGACTCTCAACGAACAGGGTCTCCTCTCGGGCCTTCTCGCCATGACGCCGGGACTCGACGCCAAGCCGATCGAAAGCGTCGAGAACGCCTGCGCGACGGGTGGCCAGGCGATCCTGGCCGTCGCCAGCAAGCTGATGCTCGGGGAAGGGGACGTCGGTCTCGCCGTCGGCTTCGAGAAGATGCGCGACGCCGAGGGGAAGATGGACGGCAAGCTCATCGGAAAGGTCCTCGGCCTCTACTCGCACCCCGACGAGCGCCCCGGGAAGACCTTCGTCTTCCCGCACCTCTTCGCCGAGGTCATGAAGGCCTACATGGACGAGTGGGGCGCGACCGAGGAGGACCTCGCGGCGATCGCCGTCGCCGAGTACGAGAACGCGCGGGAGAACCCGTTCGCGCAGATGCAGAAGAACCAGGTGACCCTCGAGGCGGCCATGAAGATCGAGGGGATCAACCGCTACGTCGTCGAGGGCCTGCCGCTGAAGACGTACGACTGCTCGCAGATCTCCGACGGCTGGGCCGGGATGCTCCTCGCGACGGAAGAGGGGCTCGCCCGCCTCGGCGTCGCGAAGGCCGACTGCGTGCGGCTCGCCGGCTGGGGCCAGGCGACGGACCCGCTCAAGAAGGAAGGGCGCGACGTCCTGCGGCCGAAGGCGGCGCTGGCCGCGATGGCGGCGGCCTACAGGCGGGCGGGCCTTTCGTCCAGCGACGTGAACGTCGCGGAGGTGCACGACTGCTTCAGCGTCATGGGCGCGATCGGCGCCGAGGTGATCGGCAAGGCGGAGACGGGAAAGGGCGCCCGCTACTGGCGGGAGGGGAAGGCGCGGGTCGACGGGGACTGCGGCATCAACACGTCGGGCGGCCTCATCGCGAAGGGACACCCGATCGGAGCGACGGGGATCGCCATGATCGGCTGGTGCGCGTGGCAGCTCCTCGGGAAGGTCCCGAAGGCGCTCCAGGTCCCCGACGCCAGAGCCGCCGCAACGTTCAATATCGGCGGGCCGGTCTGCGCGACGGTCGCGACGGTCCTCACGCCCGCGGGCTGA
- a CDS encoding alpha/beta fold hydrolase, translating to MNGSGVLAHQVEGLGEPLLLLNGGMMSFSAWDEFVPPLAERHRVVRCDFRGQLRSPGVSLSGFPGHVEDLLRLLDHLGVGRCHVAGTSYGAFAGLHLAAAAPERVASLVAMTVADHVSGEMWAEAREMAVACRESLAGGPREKVYDLISAFAFSEEWAAAHARELASRRALVTHLPDAWFEGLACLLGALEGLDVAPLVPRITCPVLVLLAEGDRAMPRAGGEALAAGLSRGELAVVPGSGHALVVEKPRETIDLLLAFLARHPLAGETPEQRTERDGGSS from the coding sequence GTGAACGGGTCGGGCGTCCTCGCCCACCAGGTGGAGGGCCTCGGCGAGCCGCTCCTGCTCCTGAACGGCGGGATGATGAGCTTTTCGGCGTGGGACGAGTTCGTCCCGCCGCTGGCGGAGCGTCACAGGGTCGTCCGCTGCGATTTCCGCGGCCAGCTCCGCTCTCCCGGCGTGTCCCTTTCGGGTTTTCCCGGCCACGTCGAGGACCTCCTCCGCCTCCTCGACCACCTCGGCGTCGGCAGGTGCCACGTCGCCGGGACGAGCTACGGCGCCTTCGCGGGCCTGCACCTCGCGGCCGCGGCCCCGGAGCGGGTGGCGTCGCTCGTCGCGATGACCGTCGCCGATCACGTTTCGGGCGAGATGTGGGCCGAGGCCCGCGAGATGGCCGTCGCCTGCCGCGAGTCGCTCGCCGGCGGCCCGCGCGAGAAGGTCTACGACCTCATCTCGGCCTTCGCCTTCTCCGAGGAGTGGGCGGCCGCGCACGCCCGGGAGCTCGCCTCGCGCCGCGCCCTCGTGACGCATCTCCCGGACGCGTGGTTCGAGGGCCTCGCGTGCCTCCTCGGCGCGCTCGAGGGGCTCGACGTCGCCCCTCTCGTTCCGCGGATCACCTGTCCGGTCCTCGTCCTCCTGGCCGAGGGCGACCGGGCGATGCCGCGCGCCGGCGGAGAAGCCCTCGCCGCCGGGCTCTCGCGAGGCGAGCTGGCCGTCGTCCCCGGAAGCGGCCACGCCCTCGTCGTCGAGAAGCCGCGAGAGACAATCGACCTCCTCCTCGCCTTCCTCGCCCGTCATCCGCTCGCGGGCGAGACTCCGGAGCAACGCACCGAGCGGGACGGAGGAAGCTCGTGA
- a CDS encoding long-chain fatty acid--CoA ligase: MIHADVLGERSRLSPGKTALVFVPTGERFTYGELNRRAERAAALLSDRLGIAKGDRVGLLAHNRVAYVDLFFAAAKTGIVLVPLGTRLTPHELAFIAKDAGLSALVYGGEFAETVAALRVEADIPRRVALDAPAAAGDLSWAAELAVLSEAPFERTRCDGEDLHALLYTSGTTGKPKGVMVPHRMTAWNGWNTAVCWGLTENDVSPLFTPLYHAGGLGAFLVPILTAGGTVVLHAGFEPAEIWATVAAERCTVVLGVPTIWKLLLEHPSFEGADLSSIRWLISGGAPLPLYLIDAYQKRGIVFKQGYGLTEVGVNCFAMSVEESVAKKGSIGRPLMMTDARLVDDAGREVPSGEVGELCLRGPHVSKGYWNNRTATAAALDDDGFFHTGDLARRDGDGFFTIAGRRKDMLISGGVNVYPAEIEGELLLHPAVQDAAVVGVPDPTWGEVGVAFVVTRPGAALSKPDLLAFAEARLARYKLPREVVFVDVLPRTAYGKVVKAELRDRFLAGRGAL, translated from the coding sequence GTGATCCATGCCGACGTCCTCGGGGAGCGTTCCCGACTCTCGCCCGGGAAGACGGCGCTGGTCTTCGTCCCGACCGGGGAGCGCTTCACGTACGGGGAGCTGAATCGCCGGGCGGAGAGGGCGGCCGCGCTCCTCAGCGACCGGCTCGGCATCGCGAAGGGAGACCGCGTCGGTCTCCTCGCGCACAATCGCGTCGCGTACGTCGACCTCTTCTTCGCGGCGGCAAAGACGGGCATCGTCCTCGTTCCTCTCGGAACGCGGCTGACCCCGCACGAGCTGGCGTTCATCGCGAAGGATGCGGGCCTTTCGGCCCTCGTCTACGGAGGTGAGTTCGCCGAGACCGTTGCCGCGCTCCGTGTCGAGGCGGATATCCCGCGCCGGGTCGCCCTCGACGCCCCCGCCGCGGCGGGCGACCTCTCGTGGGCCGCCGAGCTCGCCGTCCTTTCCGAGGCGCCCTTCGAGAGGACGCGCTGCGACGGCGAGGATCTCCACGCCCTTCTCTACACGAGCGGGACGACCGGCAAGCCCAAGGGCGTCATGGTGCCGCACCGGATGACGGCGTGGAACGGCTGGAACACCGCGGTCTGCTGGGGCCTGACGGAGAACGACGTCAGCCCCCTCTTCACGCCGCTCTACCACGCGGGCGGACTCGGGGCGTTCCTGGTTCCGATCCTCACTGCGGGCGGAACGGTCGTCCTCCACGCCGGGTTCGAGCCGGCCGAGATCTGGGCGACGGTCGCGGCGGAACGCTGCACGGTGGTCCTCGGCGTCCCGACGATCTGGAAGCTGCTCCTCGAGCACCCGTCCTTCGAAGGCGCCGACCTCTCCTCGATCCGCTGGCTCATCAGCGGCGGCGCGCCGCTCCCGCTCTACCTGATCGACGCGTACCAGAAGCGGGGCATCGTCTTCAAGCAGGGCTACGGCCTCACCGAGGTCGGCGTGAACTGCTTCGCGATGTCCGTCGAGGAGTCGGTCGCGAAGAAGGGCTCGATCGGGCGGCCGCTCATGATGACCGACGCCCGGCTCGTCGACGACGCGGGACGCGAGGTGCCGTCGGGAGAGGTGGGCGAGCTCTGCCTGCGCGGACCGCACGTCTCGAAGGGCTACTGGAACAACCGCACCGCCACGGCCGCCGCGCTCGACGACGACGGGTTTTTCCACACCGGCGACCTCGCGCGCCGAGATGGGGACGGGTTCTTCACGATCGCGGGACGGCGGAAGGACATGCTCATCTCGGGCGGCGTGAACGTCTACCCGGCCGAGATCGAGGGAGAGCTCCTTCTCCACCCGGCCGTCCAGGACGCGGCCGTCGTCGGCGTTCCCGACCCGACCTGGGGGGAGGTCGGCGTCGCGTTCGTCGTGACGCGACCGGGTGCCGCGCTTTCGAAACCCGACCTCCTCGCGTTCGCCGAGGCGCGCCTCGCGCGCTACAAGCTCCCGAGGGAGGTCGTCTTCGTCGACGTCCTCCCCAGGACGGCGTATGGCAAGGTCGTCAAGGCCGAGCTGAGGGACCGGTTCCTCGCGGGACGAGGGGCCTTGTGA
- a CDS encoding alpha/beta hydrolase — MTRPVKILLAAVLFLVLAGIVVFLIARMRPLAMYAASGRRALLSAGLSKSAIASPVGPQTVFKGGSGPVLVLLHGAGDQAAGWSIVAPKLLTGRTLVIPDLAGHGDSAPGKGPLPVETLLSGLSAVLDEAAPTERVTIVGNSLGAWLACLWAKEHPERVERIVLVNGGPLKHVAEGLTLQPKDRAEARETVDALRDPGSIRVPDFVLDDVVREAAKGPIARLAAASDGMEKFVLEGRLGELTIPVDILWGASDRMMPLSYAERMRAELTRVRLTALPRCGHVPQQECPAAFAEALSKLLAGPVPDAAATGVEPQRTLATGPATPVPETVP; from the coding sequence ATGACTCGACCCGTGAAGATCCTCCTCGCCGCGGTCCTCTTCCTCGTGCTGGCGGGAATCGTCGTCTTCCTCATAGCCCGGATGAGGCCGCTGGCCATGTACGCGGCGTCCGGAAGGCGGGCGCTCCTCTCGGCGGGGCTTTCGAAGTCGGCGATCGCCTCGCCGGTCGGCCCGCAGACCGTCTTCAAGGGCGGAAGCGGTCCGGTCCTCGTCCTCCTCCACGGCGCGGGCGACCAGGCCGCGGGCTGGTCGATCGTCGCGCCGAAGCTCCTGACGGGGCGGACGCTCGTCATTCCCGACCTCGCGGGCCACGGCGACAGCGCGCCCGGGAAGGGGCCGCTGCCGGTCGAAACGCTCCTTTCGGGTCTCTCGGCGGTCCTCGACGAGGCGGCACCGACGGAGCGGGTGACGATCGTCGGCAACTCGCTCGGCGCCTGGCTCGCCTGCCTCTGGGCGAAGGAGCACCCGGAACGCGTCGAGCGGATCGTCCTCGTCAATGGCGGCCCGCTGAAGCACGTCGCCGAAGGGCTGACGCTCCAGCCGAAGGACCGGGCCGAAGCGCGAGAGACGGTCGATGCGCTGCGTGACCCCGGCTCGATTCGCGTTCCCGACTTCGTCCTCGACGACGTGGTGCGCGAGGCCGCGAAGGGGCCGATCGCCCGGCTGGCCGCCGCGAGCGACGGCATGGAGAAGTTCGTCCTCGAGGGGCGCCTCGGCGAGCTGACCATTCCGGTCGACATACTCTGGGGCGCCTCGGACCGGATGATGCCGCTCTCCTACGCGGAGCGGATGCGCGCGGAGCTGACCCGCGTCCGGCTGACCGCGCTGCCGCGCTGCGGCCACGTCCCGCAGCAGGAGTGCCCGGCGGCCTTCGCCGAGGCTCTTTCGAAGCTGCTCGCCGGGCCTGTCCCGGATGCGGCGGCCACGGGCGTGGAGCCGCAGAGAACGCTGGCGACGGGTCCTGCGACGCCCGTGCCGGAGACCGTTCCGTGA
- a CDS encoding ketoacyl-ACP synthase III — MARFARIVSTGRFVPPIEVPNAALKARWPQFPDFVDKMEASSGIRTRFYAPEEWATSDVALPAAQQAIERAGLVPEDVDLIILGTDSPDYVTPATSVVLQHKLGAKNAGTFDVGCACASFPTGLAAAAGLIATNPALKNVLVVGVYLMHKLADPNDPMVFFYGDGAGAAILTAGDEPGFINAAMQAGGEYAKHWAIFAGGTAEPTTAENVASGRTKVKMAERYPPEINHEGWPRLARRLAKEGGFSFSDVDQIIFTQVRKPSIDLVMEDLGIPVEKAHTIMEKWGYTGSACIPMALDDALELGKVKKGDLVVMIGSGVGYNQAGVAFRMT; from the coding sequence ATGGCTCGCTTCGCGCGCATCGTCTCGACCGGGCGGTTCGTGCCGCCGATCGAGGTTCCGAACGCGGCCCTGAAGGCGCGTTGGCCGCAGTTTCCCGACTTCGTCGACAAGATGGAGGCGTCGAGCGGGATCCGGACCCGCTTTTACGCGCCGGAGGAGTGGGCCACGTCCGACGTGGCGCTTCCCGCGGCGCAGCAGGCGATCGAGAGGGCCGGCCTCGTTCCGGAGGACGTCGACCTGATCATCCTCGGCACCGACTCGCCCGACTACGTCACTCCGGCGACGTCGGTCGTCCTCCAGCACAAGCTCGGCGCGAAGAACGCAGGGACGTTCGACGTCGGCTGCGCCTGCGCGTCGTTCCCCACCGGCCTCGCCGCGGCAGCCGGCCTCATCGCGACGAATCCCGCGCTGAAGAACGTCCTCGTCGTCGGCGTCTACCTGATGCACAAGCTCGCCGACCCGAACGATCCGATGGTCTTCTTCTACGGCGACGGCGCCGGCGCGGCGATCCTGACGGCGGGCGACGAGCCCGGGTTCATCAACGCCGCGATGCAGGCCGGCGGCGAATACGCCAAGCACTGGGCCATCTTCGCGGGAGGCACGGCCGAGCCGACGACGGCGGAGAACGTGGCGTCCGGCCGGACGAAGGTGAAGATGGCCGAGCGCTACCCGCCCGAGATCAACCACGAGGGGTGGCCCCGCCTCGCGAGGCGGCTCGCGAAGGAGGGCGGCTTCAGCTTCTCCGACGTCGACCAGATCATCTTCACCCAGGTGCGCAAGCCCTCCATCGACCTCGTCATGGAAGACCTCGGGATCCCGGTCGAGAAGGCCCACACGATCATGGAGAAGTGGGGCTACACCGGCTCGGCCTGCATCCCGATGGCGCTCGACGACGCCCTCGAGCTGGGGAAGGTGAAAAAGGGCGACCTCGTCGTCATGATCGGCTCCGGCGTCGGGTACAACCAGGCCGGCGTCGCGTTCCGGATGACCTGA
- the fabG gene encoding 3-oxoacyl-ACP reductase FabG, with protein MSIETGLAGRTVIVTGAAAGIGRATALRFAKEGAKVAAWDVADAAPLAGELKAAGAPDAFAAKVNVADTASVAAAVAAVIDRWGRVDVLVNNAGIVRDAQLVKYKDGAVVATMTDEQWDAVLGVNLKGVFLCTRAVTPHMIAAGGGVILNASSVVGLYGNFGQTNYVATKAGVIGMTKTWARELGKFRIRVNAVCPGFVATEILKAMPAKVLEGMVAHTPIGRMGEPDDIANAYVWLASDQATFVHGTVLSVDGGLVTGT; from the coding sequence ATGAGCATCGAGACAGGACTCGCGGGACGCACCGTGATCGTCACCGGCGCCGCCGCCGGAATCGGCCGGGCCACGGCCCTGCGCTTCGCCAAGGAAGGGGCGAAGGTCGCCGCCTGGGACGTCGCGGACGCGGCGCCCCTCGCCGGGGAGCTGAAGGCCGCGGGGGCGCCCGACGCGTTCGCCGCGAAGGTGAACGTCGCCGACACCGCGTCGGTCGCGGCGGCCGTCGCCGCGGTGATCGATAGATGGGGGCGCGTCGACGTCCTCGTCAACAACGCGGGAATCGTCCGGGACGCCCAGCTCGTCAAGTACAAGGACGGCGCCGTCGTCGCCACGATGACCGACGAGCAGTGGGACGCCGTTCTCGGCGTCAACCTCAAGGGAGTCTTCCTCTGCACCCGTGCCGTGACGCCGCACATGATCGCGGCGGGCGGCGGCGTCATCCTCAACGCCTCCTCCGTCGTCGGCCTCTACGGCAACTTCGGACAGACGAACTACGTCGCCACCAAAGCCGGCGTCATCGGCATGACGAAGACCTGGGCGCGCGAGCTGGGGAAGTTCAGGATCCGCGTGAACGCGGTCTGCCCCGGTTTCGTCGCGACCGAGATCCTCAAGGCGATGCCCGCGAAGGTCCTCGAGGGGATGGTGGCCCACACGCCGATCGGCCGCATGGGCGAGCCCGACGACATCGCGAACGCCTACGTCTGGCTCGCGTCCGACCAGGCGACGTTCGTTCACGGCACCGTCCTCTCCGTCGACGGCGGCCTCGTCACGGGGACGTAG
- a CDS encoding TonB-dependent receptor: MTRLTRTPFLRAVALFGALLLPALQWAETASAQTADATVEIAVVDETGVALPGVSVELKRAETGFARTSVTSTTGAARFPAVPPAAGYTARVALQGFEPVEQALTLRIGQTARVKVVLRAKAIAESVTVIGEAPLVDVYKIDSSTNIIPEQIKALPVANREFEKLAFIAPGVQRERGEFRFVTGGPVIGSGGNASQSTILVDGVDYTDPALGLAKTRVSQDAIAEFRVVNSRFDAEVGGSAGGALTVLTKTGTNEVKGSLFAYYRDASMRAQGALEQDSSVDFRRGQYGLSLGGPIVKDRTHFFLSGEYVDEVRPTLFRPQGAFVGLAADLEVPTDQILAFGSITHGLTESQSLLLKADYERYRLENFRVGGVQDASYGQELQRDNYNFTAGHTAVLGASTTNELRAQYGSRKYFEPTNSDAVADWFSNGITLKTGGNILGDLLGEGDQFEIRDTLYFHLTGRSGTHDVKVGAGWQHVKDRSIIDTYATGLFLWATDTKALPIAYGYGVGSSDVTVTTDRIAAFVQDDWRPMSNLTVSLGLRYDIDTNGNNTGFTHALVTEPRERDTNNFQPRIGLSWDVTKTGQFVGRAGWGLFVGRNLLVPSFTELQQNGETGRKLYTRVNGLLYGLPAFALDPNNPTTTGIPLPIDITLLDDTVVAPEASQFSAGLTSRLWQTGLYLDVEGVWVKGDKELIVHDVNWNGNANPTRPLKQYNQVNVYSNDGESDYKALTFSLNGNLKGGHLVMGSVTFASKYNRNDDFSPEFPTGYPSDPADLENEYGRARSAERMRFVVSGVFRLPWQLTLAPIFNYGTGQPWTRRYGYDYNGDGKASDRMPGVDRFGVDGPLYRSFDLRLAKAFTLGSAGSLELIVEGFNLFNTTNYDVSSIDGAEFLSGPTIANPAAVARANPNFGKPSATLPSREIQVGVRFAF; this comes from the coding sequence ATGACGAGGCTGACCCGAACCCCCTTCCTGCGTGCCGTCGCCCTCTTCGGGGCCCTGCTCCTGCCGGCGCTGCAGTGGGCCGAGACCGCGTCGGCGCAGACCGCCGACGCGACCGTGGAGATCGCCGTCGTCGACGAGACGGGCGTCGCCCTTCCCGGCGTCTCGGTCGAGCTCAAGCGCGCCGAGACCGGCTTCGCCCGCACGTCCGTGACCTCGACGACCGGTGCGGCGCGCTTCCCGGCCGTCCCTCCGGCGGCGGGCTACACCGCTCGGGTTGCCCTCCAGGGCTTCGAGCCGGTGGAGCAGGCGCTGACGCTCCGGATCGGCCAGACGGCCAGGGTCAAGGTCGTCCTCCGCGCGAAGGCGATCGCCGAGTCGGTGACCGTGATCGGCGAGGCCCCCCTCGTCGACGTCTACAAGATCGACTCCTCCACGAACATCATCCCGGAGCAGATCAAGGCCCTGCCGGTGGCCAACCGCGAGTTCGAGAAGCTCGCCTTCATCGCTCCCGGCGTCCAGCGGGAACGGGGCGAGTTCCGCTTCGTCACCGGCGGTCCGGTCATCGGCTCGGGTGGCAACGCCAGCCAGTCGACGATCCTCGTCGACGGCGTCGACTACACCGACCCCGCCCTCGGGCTCGCCAAGACACGCGTCTCCCAGGACGCCATCGCGGAGTTCCGCGTCGTCAACTCCCGGTTCGACGCCGAGGTCGGCGGATCGGCCGGTGGAGCCCTGACGGTCCTCACGAAGACCGGCACGAACGAGGTCAAGGGCTCGCTCTTCGCGTACTACCGCGACGCGTCCATGCGTGCGCAGGGAGCTCTCGAGCAGGATTCCAGCGTCGACTTCCGACGCGGCCAGTACGGGCTTTCGCTCGGCGGACCGATCGTGAAGGACAGGACCCACTTTTTCCTGTCGGGCGAGTACGTCGACGAGGTGAGGCCCACGCTCTTCCGGCCCCAGGGCGCCTTCGTGGGCCTGGCCGCCGACCTCGAGGTGCCCACCGACCAGATCCTCGCCTTCGGCTCGATCACGCACGGCCTCACCGAATCGCAGTCGCTGCTCCTCAAGGCCGACTACGAGCGGTACCGCCTCGAGAACTTCCGCGTCGGGGGCGTCCAGGACGCTTCCTACGGGCAGGAGCTCCAGCGCGACAACTACAACTTCACCGCGGGCCACACCGCGGTCCTCGGAGCCTCCACCACGAACGAGCTCCGCGCCCAGTACGGCAGCCGGAAGTACTTCGAGCCGACGAACTCCGATGCCGTCGCCGACTGGTTCTCCAACGGCATCACGCTCAAGACCGGCGGCAACATCCTCGGCGACCTCCTCGGCGAGGGAGACCAGTTCGAGATCCGGGACACGCTCTACTTCCACCTCACCGGCAGGAGCGGCACGCACGACGTCAAGGTCGGCGCCGGCTGGCAGCACGTCAAGGACCGCTCGATCATCGACACGTACGCGACGGGCCTCTTCCTCTGGGCCACCGACACGAAGGCCCTTCCGATCGCCTACGGCTACGGTGTCGGCTCCAGCGACGTGACGGTCACGACGGACCGGATCGCGGCCTTCGTCCAGGACGACTGGCGGCCGATGTCGAACCTGACGGTGAGCCTCGGCCTCCGCTACGACATCGACACCAACGGGAACAACACCGGCTTCACGCACGCGCTCGTTACCGAGCCCCGCGAGAGGGACACGAACAACTTCCAGCCGCGCATCGGCCTCTCCTGGGACGTCACGAAGACCGGGCAGTTCGTCGGACGAGCCGGCTGGGGTCTCTTCGTCGGCCGCAACCTCCTCGTCCCGTCCTTCACCGAGCTGCAGCAGAACGGCGAGACCGGCCGCAAGCTCTACACGCGCGTGAACGGCCTCCTCTACGGCCTCCCGGCCTTCGCCCTCGACCCGAACAACCCGACGACGACGGGCATTCCGCTCCCGATCGACATCACGCTTCTCGACGACACGGTCGTCGCCCCGGAAGCGAGCCAGTTCAGCGCGGGCCTGACCTCCCGGCTCTGGCAGACCGGCCTCTACCTCGACGTCGAGGGCGTCTGGGTGAAGGGCGACAAGGAGCTCATCGTCCACGACGTCAACTGGAACGGGAACGCGAACCCGACCCGCCCGCTGAAGCAGTACAACCAGGTGAACGTCTACTCCAACGACGGCGAGTCCGACTACAAGGCGCTCACCTTCTCCCTGAACGGAAACCTCAAGGGCGGCCACCTCGTCATGGGCTCCGTCACCTTCGCGAGCAAGTACAACCGCAACGACGACTTCAGCCCCGAGTTCCCGACGGGGTACCCGAGCGATCCGGCGGATCTCGAGAACGAGTACGGCCGTGCCCGCTCGGCGGAGCGGATGCGTTTCGTCGTCTCCGGCGTCTTCCGCCTTCCGTGGCAGCTCACCCTCGCGCCGATCTTCAACTACGGGACCGGGCAGCCCTGGACCCGCCGCTACGGCTACGACTACAACGGCGACGGCAAGGCGAGCGACCGGATGCCCGGCGTCGATCGCTTCGGGGTGGACGGCCCCCTCTACCGCAGCTTCGACCTGCGCCTCGCGAAGGCCTTTACCCTGGGCTCGGCCGGCAGCCTCGAGCTGATCGTCGAGGGTTTCAACCTCTTCAACACGACGAACTACGACGTCTCCTCGATCGACGGGGCGGAGTTTCTCTCCGGCCCGACGATCGCCAACCCTGCGGCGGTCGCGAGGGCGAACCCGAACTTCGGCAAGCCGAGCGCGACGCTTCCGTCCCGCGAGATCCAGGTCGGCGTGAGGTTCGCCTTCTAG